One genomic region from Spirosoma sp. KCTC 42546 encodes:
- a CDS encoding putative toxin-antitoxin system toxin component, PIN family, with the protein MISSTKTVLPSLVIDTNVLIATINRRNSEFYIYEAFDAKKFNWVVSTEVLDEYAEKLTEFYSTNTADYVLDILCSATNVLFHEPYYRWNLIEVDPDDNKFSDLALSANAHGLVTYDKHFDLFKTLPFPTLQILSPTDFAHFFGL; encoded by the coding sequence ATGATTTCTTCTACCAAAACGGTACTCCCTTCACTAGTTATTGACACCAATGTTCTAATTGCAACCATCAATCGTAGAAATAGCGAGTTTTACATTTACGAAGCATTTGATGCTAAAAAATTCAATTGGGTAGTCAGTACTGAAGTATTGGATGAGTACGCCGAAAAGCTTACAGAGTTTTATTCAACTAATACGGCGGACTATGTACTCGATATTTTATGCAGTGCGACCAATGTGCTGTTTCACGAACCTTATTATCGTTGGAATTTAATCGAGGTAGATCCCGATGATAATAAATTTTCAGACTTAGCGCTATCAGCTAACGCTCATGGCTTGGTAACCTATGACAAGCACTTCGATCTATTCAAAACATTACCATTTCCTACATTACAGATACTAAGTCCTACTGATTTTGCCCATTTTTTTGGGTTATAA
- a CDS encoding rhomboid family intramembrane serine protease has translation MNADTPDNQDTPHSGSRPPSPERPNPLQLLKPSDGYVVTPILVWLNVGVFILMAVSGVDMLQPASADLIQWGANYSPLTLGGEPWRLLSCCFLHIGILHLLFNMYALVQIGPILEPLLGTRQFTIAYLTAGLMGSVVSLWWHDVVLGAGASGAIFGMYGVFLALLTTNWLDAAVRRELLKSILTFVGFNLFIGMQSHIDNAAHIGGLLGGLFTGYAYYLFVLRANQPAGRALLPMLVPPLLALLLAVLVYTHKSTPLADFDRIMERFNKLNTQAMNVFRLPPNTSATKLAKAMNDQGVVAWQEAIALLDKADKLDLPDGYHQHTKLLRQYSTLRLKSFKLLQRSLTDTTHIYDNQIAIYDQQIATVLSQLNAKKK, from the coding sequence ATGAATGCCGACACACCTGACAATCAGGATACGCCCCACTCTGGTTCAAGACCACCAAGCCCCGAGAGACCCAATCCCTTACAACTGCTCAAACCCAGTGATGGATACGTAGTAACGCCCATACTTGTTTGGTTGAATGTAGGGGTATTTATTCTTATGGCTGTAAGCGGTGTTGACATGTTGCAACCGGCCAGTGCGGACTTAATTCAATGGGGGGCTAATTATTCGCCCTTAACCCTTGGTGGGGAGCCATGGCGACTGCTGAGTTGTTGTTTCCTGCATATTGGTATCCTTCACCTGCTGTTCAATATGTATGCACTGGTTCAGATTGGCCCTATCCTGGAGCCTTTGCTGGGTACCCGTCAGTTCACAATTGCCTATCTTACGGCAGGTTTGATGGGCAGCGTTGTAAGCTTATGGTGGCATGATGTTGTACTAGGCGCTGGTGCATCGGGGGCTATTTTTGGGATGTATGGTGTCTTTCTTGCCCTACTAACCACCAATTGGCTCGATGCCGCTGTTCGAAGGGAGTTGCTGAAGAGTATCCTGACATTTGTTGGTTTCAACTTATTCATAGGTATGCAGTCGCATATCGACAATGCCGCCCACATAGGGGGACTATTGGGAGGGCTCTTTACGGGTTATGCCTACTATTTATTTGTTCTTCGGGCTAATCAACCGGCAGGTCGAGCCCTGTTGCCAATGCTTGTCCCCCCGCTGCTGGCTTTGTTGCTGGCTGTACTGGTTTATACGCATAAATCGACCCCACTTGCTGATTTTGACCGGATCATGGAGCGGTTCAATAAATTGAACACCCAGGCGATGAATGTTTTCCGTTTGCCACCGAATACCTCAGCCACCAAGTTAGCCAAAGCCATGAACGACCAGGGCGTGGTTGCCTGGCAGGAAGCTATTGCCCTTCTCGATAAGGCCGATAAACTTGACTTGCCGGACGGGTATCATCAGCATACGAAACTATTACGCCAATACAGTACGCTACGACTAAAAAGTTTTAAACTTCTACAACGCTCCCTGACTGATACAACCCATATTTACGACAACCAGATTGCGATCTATGATCAGCAAATCGCGACGGTTTTAAGTCAGTTGAACGCGAAAAAGAAATAA
- a CDS encoding alkylphosphonate utilization protein, with amino-acid sequence MDVKDSNGTILAEGDSVKLIKDLKVRGSSSTLKRGTVVKNIRLTGDFEEIEGRVEKTVMVLKTMFLQKV; translated from the coding sequence ATGGACGTAAAAGATAGCAACGGTACTATCCTTGCTGAAGGCGATTCGGTAAAATTGATTAAGGATTTAAAGGTGAGAGGTTCGTCGTCGACGTTGAAACGAGGAACGGTCGTAAAGAACATTCGTCTCACAGGGGATTTTGAGGAGATTGAAGGGCGCGTGGAAAAGACGGTGATGGTGTTGAAGACTATGTTTTTGCAGAAAGTTTAA
- a CDS encoding tRNA-binding protein, which translates to MTINNQITWPEFEKVEIRTGTIVAAEAFPEARKPAYKLTIDFGDLGIKRTSAQLTNLYSVDELVGKQVVAVVNFPPKQIATFMSECLILGAVADDGSVTLLQTERPTQNGLRIA; encoded by the coding sequence ATGACAATTAATAACCAGATCACCTGGCCTGAGTTTGAGAAAGTGGAAATCCGCACGGGGACTATCGTTGCGGCAGAAGCCTTTCCAGAAGCCCGGAAACCAGCCTACAAACTGACGATTGATTTTGGCGACCTGGGCATTAAACGAACATCGGCCCAACTCACTAACTTGTATTCGGTAGATGAACTGGTTGGCAAGCAGGTGGTGGCGGTGGTTAATTTCCCGCCGAAACAGATTGCCACCTTTATGAGCGAATGTTTGATTCTGGGTGCCGTTGCTGATGATGGCTCCGTAACCCTGCTCCAAACCGAACGCCCAACCCAAAATGGATTACGAATTGCTTAA
- a CDS encoding sterol desaturase family protein translates to MNIFEILYKEFTTFWGFDQLWEIIRTQHYEALLTQKGIQAFLRPAIPVLLLIEIIRGLFYRRYSHSQYKISLFTYILNRFISSFLSIAMVAFCIGLFEPYAIFKTTLTWYWFVYGYVVWELAHFVYHYFGHKVRLFWCLHSTHHAPEYMNLSVTYAHFFLEAPYADIIRTTICILLGVNPPLLFLIMFIDGTWGAFIHIGENLLKDGRLGFLNKYILTPSHHRVHHARNPLYMDTNFCNLLNIWDRAFGTLQDEKQNMEIEYGISRPMKKGDFLDAYFGEIVALGKDVYRAPGLKNKILYIFMPPGWSHTGDHKTATIVKADYIKEHQQEVSLAGRS, encoded by the coding sequence ATGAACATTTTCGAGATCCTTTACAAAGAATTCACCACCTTTTGGGGGTTTGACCAACTTTGGGAAATCATTCGAACACAGCATTATGAAGCGTTACTGACTCAGAAAGGCATTCAGGCTTTTTTAAGGCCAGCCATTCCGGTCTTGCTGCTGATCGAGATTATTCGGGGCCTGTTTTACCGGCGCTATTCACATTCCCAATACAAAATCTCCCTGTTCACGTACATTCTGAACCGCTTTATATCAAGCTTCCTTTCTATTGCGATGGTCGCCTTTTGCATCGGCTTATTTGAGCCTTATGCGATTTTCAAGACTACACTCACCTGGTACTGGTTTGTGTATGGTTACGTAGTTTGGGAACTAGCCCATTTCGTCTACCATTATTTTGGGCATAAAGTCCGGCTGTTCTGGTGCCTGCACTCAACGCACCACGCGCCGGAATACATGAACCTCTCGGTAACCTATGCGCACTTCTTCCTCGAAGCGCCGTATGCCGATATTATTCGCACCACCATTTGTATTCTGCTGGGCGTAAATCCTCCCCTGCTTTTCCTGATCATGTTCATCGACGGAACCTGGGGCGCCTTTATCCATATCGGCGAAAATTTACTGAAAGACGGACGTCTGGGCTTCCTGAATAAGTATATTCTCACGCCCTCGCATCACCGCGTACACCACGCTCGCAATCCGTTGTATATGGATACCAACTTCTGCAATCTGCTCAATATCTGGGATCGGGCATTTGGCACCTTACAGGATGAAAAACAGAATATGGAAATCGAATACGGCATCAGCCGTCCCATGAAAAAGGGAGATTTTCTAGATGCCTATTTTGGCGAAATTGTCGCCCTGGGCAAGGATGTTTACAGAGCACCCGGTCTTAAAAATAAAATCCTCTACATCTTCATGCCGCCTGGCTGGAGCCATACCGGCGATCATAAAACCGCTACGATCGTAAAGGCTGATTATATTAAGGAGCACCAGCAGGAGGTTAGTTTGGCTGGAAGGTCCTAA
- a CDS encoding sorbosone dehydrogenase family protein produces the protein MKAALLLLTAVTVAFTGPKKPIKSQSSASSIAPDPDNGGLKLANGFGALVFADNLGKARHIAVNKEGTVFVKLEKLNDGKGLAELTDSNGDGRADQTVMFSTNTGTGAAIYNNYLYASSDTSVYRYKLTNGKVLETTPAEPIVSGLTLQRQHASKSLAISPDGKLFVNFGAPSNACQEKDRQKGSKGMDPCPILEEYGGIWQFDANKLNQHKADGKRYATGIRNAVALDWNTATNTLYALQHGRDNLNNWGGVFTDEYSAEFPSEEMLMVKEGADFGWPYCYNNHEKKQKLLAPEYGGDGTKVDRCAGKDKPIMAFPGHWAPNDLLFYTGTSFPARYKNGAFVCFHGSWNRAPLKQGGYFVAFIPFGKDGRPSGKYEVFAENFAGVPELGKPGTDVNAGKLDLASPGDAKARPVGLAQGPDGSLYISDSVKGKVWRVLYTAKK, from the coding sequence ATGAAAGCAGCTCTGCTTTTACTGACGGCTGTAACTGTCGCCTTTACTGGCCCTAAAAAACCTATAAAATCCCAGTCTAGTGCCTCATCAATAGCACCAGATCCGGACAACGGTGGCCTTAAACTCGCTAATGGCTTTGGCGCATTGGTGTTCGCTGATAACCTTGGGAAAGCCCGGCACATTGCCGTTAATAAAGAGGGGACAGTCTTTGTGAAGCTGGAAAAACTTAATGACGGCAAAGGTCTGGCTGAACTGACGGACAGCAATGGCGACGGACGCGCCGATCAGACCGTTATGTTTAGTACCAATACGGGCACGGGGGCGGCTATTTACAACAACTACCTTTATGCTTCGTCGGATACGTCGGTTTACCGCTATAAACTGACCAACGGCAAGGTACTGGAAACAACGCCCGCCGAACCAATTGTTTCAGGTTTAACACTCCAGCGCCAGCATGCCAGTAAGTCACTGGCAATCTCGCCCGATGGGAAACTGTTCGTGAATTTTGGTGCCCCATCGAATGCGTGTCAGGAAAAAGACCGGCAGAAGGGCTCCAAAGGGATGGATCCCTGTCCAATTCTGGAAGAGTATGGAGGGATCTGGCAGTTCGATGCCAACAAATTAAACCAGCATAAGGCTGATGGGAAACGCTACGCAACGGGTATCCGGAATGCCGTAGCGCTCGACTGGAATACGGCAACCAATACGCTCTACGCGTTACAGCACGGCCGCGATAACCTGAACAACTGGGGTGGTGTATTTACCGATGAGTATAGCGCCGAGTTCCCGTCTGAAGAAATGCTAATGGTAAAGGAGGGTGCTGATTTTGGCTGGCCGTATTGCTACAATAACCACGAGAAAAAACAGAAATTACTAGCTCCTGAATATGGTGGTGATGGTACGAAAGTGGATCGTTGCGCCGGGAAGGACAAACCCATTATGGCGTTTCCGGGCCATTGGGCACCGAATGATCTCTTGTTTTATACGGGTACCAGTTTCCCGGCCCGTTACAAAAATGGGGCCTTTGTGTGCTTCCACGGGTCCTGGAACCGCGCTCCTCTCAAACAGGGTGGCTATTTTGTCGCATTTATTCCGTTTGGAAAAGACGGTCGTCCATCGGGTAAGTACGAAGTGTTTGCCGAGAATTTTGCGGGCGTACCCGAACTGGGAAAACCCGGTACCGATGTGAACGCTGGTAAACTCGACCTCGCCAGTCCGGGCGATGCTAAAGCCCGGCCTGTAGGGTTGGCTCAAGGCCCCGATGGTTCGCTCTATATTAGTGATTCTGTAAAAGGTAAAGTTTGGCGGGTACTATACACCGCGAAGAAGTAA
- a CDS encoding winged helix-turn-helix domain-containing protein yields the protein MNLRINGRIWLESVSIDSAERFMGIGRLELLGHIQHTGSINQAAKAMKMSYKRAWEMVHSMNTQADTPLVTTQTGGEKGGGTIITAEGEKYLSHYRGLQERFQKFLADELANLP from the coding sequence ATGAATCTTCGCATAAACGGCCGTATCTGGCTCGAATCCGTATCCATCGATTCAGCCGAACGATTTATGGGTATCGGGCGGCTGGAATTGCTCGGCCATATCCAGCATACAGGCTCCATAAATCAGGCCGCCAAGGCGATGAAGATGTCGTATAAACGTGCCTGGGAGATGGTGCATTCGATGAATACACAGGCAGATACACCCTTGGTAACTACACAAACTGGGGGTGAAAAAGGGGGTGGAACGATTATAACCGCCGAAGGCGAAAAATACCTCTCCCATTACCGCGGGCTACAGGAGCGTTTCCAGAAATTCCTGGCCGATGAACTGGCAAATCTGCCTTAA
- the cydB gene encoding cytochrome d ubiquinol oxidase subunit II gives MDTVLGIDLPTWWFLLIGALISGYGILDGFDLGAGALHLFFRKEQSRRIALNAIGPVWDGNEVWLVIGAGSLFAAFPLVYGTILSVFYLPFMLFLVAIIFRGISIEFRSKEKMKWWHQLWDVSYCVSSTVISLLLGLILGNLIQGIPLNANHEFVGRLRDFFNPYAILIAVTVLSLFMMHGAMYLLMKTEDRLYAKLTIIANNTSKFFILCFMATSMATLIYVPHMTAIFKAYPELFALGIAAVLIVLNIRRSIEKRQYRRGFISSSVTTALLLILFAMGLYPNLVLSNIDPKGSISIYEAASSDGSLRTMLLFAAIGMPLVATYTVFMFWTFRGKVKLEEHSY, from the coding sequence ATGGATACCGTTCTCGGAATTGATCTTCCTACCTGGTGGTTTTTGCTGATTGGCGCGCTCATCAGCGGATATGGCATTTTAGATGGCTTCGACTTGGGCGCGGGGGCCTTGCATCTGTTTTTTCGGAAAGAACAGAGCCGACGAATTGCGCTCAATGCCATTGGACCGGTTTGGGATGGTAACGAAGTCTGGCTGGTTATTGGGGCTGGTTCGCTGTTTGCGGCTTTCCCGCTGGTGTATGGTACCATTCTGTCGGTGTTTTATTTGCCGTTTATGTTGTTTCTGGTGGCCATTATTTTTCGGGGTATCTCGATTGAATTTCGGAGTAAGGAAAAAATGAAATGGTGGCATCAACTGTGGGATGTCAGTTACTGCGTATCCAGTACAGTCATTTCGCTCTTGCTGGGATTGATTTTGGGTAATCTGATTCAGGGTATTCCGCTCAATGCCAACCACGAATTTGTCGGGCGACTGCGCGATTTTTTCAACCCCTACGCCATCCTGATTGCCGTTACGGTGCTGTCGCTGTTCATGATGCATGGTGCCATGTATCTGCTCATGAAAACCGAAGATCGGCTGTACGCCAAGCTAACGATCATTGCCAATAACACCAGCAAGTTTTTTATTCTGTGTTTCATGGCTACGTCGATGGCTACGCTCATATATGTACCGCACATGACGGCCATTTTCAAGGCATATCCAGAGCTGTTTGCGCTAGGGATTGCCGCCGTTTTAATCGTCCTGAATATCCGTCGGAGTATTGAAAAGCGACAATATCGACGTGGTTTCATCTCCTCGTCCGTCACGACGGCTTTATTGCTGATTCTGTTTGCGATGGGGCTCTACCCAAACCTGGTTCTCTCGAATATCGACCCGAAAGGCAGCATTAGCATTTACGAAGCGGCTTCGTCGGATGGCTCCCTGCGGACGATGCTCCTGTTTGCGGCTATCGGGATGCCGCTAGTTGCCACTTATACGGTTTTCATGTTCTGGACCTTTCGCGGGAAGGTGAAACTGGAGGAACATAGCTATTGA
- a CDS encoding cytochrome ubiquinol oxidase subunit I, which yields MDNVELLSRIQFAFTIAFHYIYPPLSIGLGVCLVVMEGLYLKTKDKIYEELTRFWVRIFALIFGIGVATGIVMEFEFGTNWAAYSRYVGDIFGSALAAEGIFAFALESAFLGILLFGWNRVSPRVHFMATVLVALGSIFSALWIVVANSWQQTPSGYRIEGKGMQARAIVTDFWAMVFNPSSIERYSHVLIGALLAGSFLVLSVSAWYILKKKYIVHAEAAFRIALWVAAISSLAQLFTGSKSAEVVTKYQPAKLAAMEGHFEKSAPGDMYLMGWVNAKEQKTTGLKIPGGLSFLVHHDVNAPIPGLNSIKPENRPTAINFVFQTYHLMITIGMTLIALTLFALFMLYRGKLFQTRWLMGVFVFSVLLPQVGNQVGWYTAEVGRQPWVVYGLLRTSDALSQAVKAEHVLASLIMFTFIYVMLFGLFLYLLNKKIQHGPDVASDDETSSRMNPSMLPILNE from the coding sequence ATGGACAATGTAGAATTGCTCTCCCGGATTCAGTTCGCTTTCACCATCGCGTTTCATTATATCTATCCGCCCCTAAGTATTGGTTTAGGCGTTTGCCTGGTTGTAATGGAAGGCCTGTATCTGAAAACAAAAGACAAGATTTATGAAGAGTTGACCCGTTTCTGGGTCCGGATTTTTGCTCTTATTTTCGGCATTGGTGTCGCTACGGGTATTGTTATGGAGTTTGAGTTCGGTACTAACTGGGCTGCCTACTCACGCTACGTTGGCGATATTTTTGGCTCTGCCCTGGCAGCCGAGGGTATTTTTGCGTTTGCACTGGAGTCAGCGTTTTTGGGCATCCTGCTGTTCGGTTGGAATCGGGTGAGCCCACGGGTCCATTTTATGGCAACTGTGTTAGTAGCACTTGGCTCCATTTTCTCCGCCCTCTGGATTGTGGTCGCTAATTCGTGGCAGCAAACGCCTTCCGGCTATCGGATTGAAGGGAAAGGGATGCAGGCCCGCGCTATTGTAACAGATTTCTGGGCCATGGTTTTCAATCCGTCGTCGATTGAGCGTTATTCTCACGTGCTGATTGGGGCTCTACTGGCTGGTTCGTTTCTGGTCTTGAGCGTGAGTGCCTGGTATATCCTGAAAAAGAAATACATCGTTCATGCCGAAGCCGCCTTCCGAATCGCGCTCTGGGTGGCAGCTATATCGTCACTTGCTCAACTGTTTACGGGGAGCAAGTCGGCGGAGGTGGTTACGAAATACCAACCGGCGAAACTCGCGGCCATGGAAGGCCATTTCGAGAAATCAGCACCTGGTGATATGTACCTGATGGGTTGGGTAAATGCGAAGGAGCAGAAAACAACTGGACTTAAAATTCCAGGTGGCCTATCCTTTCTGGTACACCATGACGTCAACGCACCCATTCCCGGACTGAACAGCATCAAACCTGAGAATCGACCGACGGCCATCAACTTCGTATTTCAGACCTACCACCTGATGATTACTATAGGTATGACACTGATTGCGCTGACCTTATTCGCGCTTTTTATGCTCTACCGGGGCAAACTGTTTCAAACGCGCTGGCTCATGGGTGTTTTTGTGTTCTCGGTTCTGCTGCCTCAAGTTGGCAATCAGGTAGGCTGGTACACGGCCGAAGTCGGTCGGCAACCCTGGGTCGTTTATGGGCTATTGCGTACCTCAGATGCGCTCTCGCAGGCCGTCAAAGCTGAGCATGTTCTGGCGTCGCTTATTATGTTCACGTTTATTTACGTCATGTTGTTTGGCCTGTTTCTGTACTTGCTCAACAAGAAAATCCAGCACGGTCCTGATGTGGCTTCGGACGATGAAACGTCTTCCCGCATGAATCCGTCAATGTTGCCAATCCTTAATGAGTGA